GATAAAAGAACTCAAGtcccacagaaaacacaatttaacaaaCCAGTTGACTTGTCGGTAACAGACAGTAAGATACCTTCAGTAGCAGCTGATatttggtgatcctctgaacAGGCTTCAGCAGATAAGAATCTAAACCCAGTTTATGTTCCAGCTTTTTCTGACACTCCTGAggcaacaaaacagaaaagaattatgttaaataaaacacacagatggacaTAAAGCTCAAGAGCAAATTATCCATCGGTCTGTTCACCTGGAAGAAGGCGCAGTCTGAGCACTGCCTCCAGAGGCTTTCAGAGCGAGGCTTATTGTGACAGTACTTCTCATAGATCTGCAGGTCTGTCATCTGAGGAAGGAAGTGCAAATGATTTGTGATCAGGAAAACCCCATCAGCAGCACTACTGTATTCACATCTGTGCTGAAAATCTCAAAATTCACTCACCCTCTGTAGAAAACACCTTCCAACCAACTCTGGGCAGTCGGTGTACAACTCCAGCTCTCTCAGAAACGTCCtggaaacaacaaaatcatGACAGAGAAAGTATGAGGAAGAGCGAGACAAAAGATAAAGAAGAAGATTGATTGAAATGCTGTTcctgcaaaatgtcacagtcacagcgtAGGTATCATCAATGACAGCCAGATGGCGCTCACTCACCTCTTGTGGAAGTGGTAAATTTCAGGCATGTTGCCAAACAGAATCTCCTTTTTGTTCTGCAGAGGAGCAGGGATGAGGTGAGACACTGCTGGATTATCCATCTCAGAGGCATAACCCTGTGAGAAACACACAATCGCAAACATGAAATTTCAGGCACAGGTATAAGACTAACAGAATATGAATCCCTCTGTGGAGTGAATAAACACCTGCAATACACAGAGCAGCTCCTCTACATAGGCTCTCTCAGTTTCCAGCAGCTCGTTCATCACGTGCCTGTAGACAGGGAGGATAGAGAGTGAGGCAGGCACAGAGGCAAAAAGAAGAGGGATCAAATAAAGGATTTGGTGGATTCAGAAAAAATAGATGCACAGCCCTATAGATAATGAGATAACTTTTCACACAGTCCATCTGCCGTGTAATTTGATTACAGATGAAAGAGCGGCAGCTGATCCCCTCACCTCCTGAGCACTGCCaggttctcctcctcctctgacagagAAGCATGTCTGCTGTTATTGTCTCCATTCTGCAGTTGGCCTTTTccctgagggggaaaaaaaaacacaacaacataggATCAGCATGATAAGCAACAGACAATACAAACCTAACAGAACAAGTGGACAGACAGTGCGCAGACACGAACTCACTTTCTCACAGTTGGTCCCAGAGTCCGACTCTGAGCAGTGTTTCTCCTGCtgagctctgtgtgctgtggaTGAGAAAACAGAGTCATCATTTTTAGGTTATTAAAAGCATCAGTCCAATGCAATAGTTGAAGCATTgcacatatatttacatacgtatatataattacatattgTAATTCTGAAGATCATCTGAGTGATACATTTCTTGTACAGATACAAGAAatgttttggctttttattttattggaaaTCACCGACCCATAATAAAGTAAGTATAAATTGTGATCATTATAATGGTGCATCTGTACCAGACAATATACTGTTTATTTCTCATGttgtcactgtctgtgttttcacacatgGATAAATAATGCTGCAAACATCTTGGGATTTTGCATTtgttatgaaaaaaatgttttaaatgatatgGTTTTAGAGATTTAATAGTCTTAACATattcattgttttatattacaaaatataaaataaaagctttgtcCTGCTATGCATAAGCTAAAAGCAATAGCAAGAATTTTCAACCTTATATGCAAAGAATTTCATGATGAAACAGCCAGTAGAAtaaagcatttttcatttcttgttaGAGAAATCTCTAATGTTTCTGAATTCACAAGTCGACCTACCTATTGTTCATTTACAATTTCTAGGTTATTTGTGTCTACAATGAAAATTTCTACAGTATATGCTATAAGTGAGATAACGTGAAATATATGTATAGGGTTACACATAGTGCAAATAGCAATGTGGTCATGCAAAGAATAAAGAACATAAAATCCTTCTGAAAAgactttacacagtgtagaatAAATGGCTCATGTGTGGCTGTGTGGAAACTGACCAGGTGAGCTGAGAGGGGATTTGATGAAGGCCTCTGGTCTGGGGGCTACCGGCTGCACCGGCCTGGTTTGTTTGGCTGCTAGCTTCTTCAGGCTGACCCTCCTCTTGTCAAACATCTCCTGCATAGATACCTGCTTCTGGAAAATCTTCTCCACTTGGTCctgacacacaggaagtcatCAGAGCAGTGTCAGTACATCatcatattaatatttgatgCTTGTTTAAGTAACTAAGTGATCATTTGTTTAGTATATTAGAATCAATAAACCAGTGCCACAATCAGTGGAGACCTGATACCATACTGATGTTAGACAGATGTGCACAATAACAGTGTTCAATGGACAATGGTCATATCTATTTACAATAACTGCATCAAGTTGTTACTATCTATTTAAAAGTGACAGAGTGATGTTTAAAAAGTGCAACATACGTTTTCTTTGGTTGGTCCTCTTACCTTGAACTGCTGGTTGAGCACAGCCTCATATTCTTTCCAGATGGTGCTGAGGTCTGTCAGCTGGTTCTGGCCTGCGTTATCCAGATAACgctccagctcctgcagggCTAACTCAGCCCCCTCGTGTGACTGACACTTGTCTACTGGCTGAGATGCCAGCAGGTATATGCCGTCATCAACCCATTTAGAAGCCTGGAGATGACAGAAGGTGGGGTCAGAAACAAGACAAGGAAACTCCACTaggagtgtctgtgtgttgtcttCTCACCCTCTCCAAACATTGATGTAGCTCCATGGCTTTGAGAAGATGGTCCTTCTTGGCCCTCAGGCTGCTGCTCACGCTCTCGCTGACCGCTCTGAGCTCGTTGCATTTGGGCTGAATGGAGTCTTCAGCATAGTGCGAGTTCTGGATGAGTTCATCACCCTCACGAGACAAGGCCAAGGCTCTGTCCATCACCTCCTGTGGAGCAGTATGGCGTGACAGTAATTACCTCTGCAAGGGTGCTTTCACCAGTCCTCTAGCAAACTTCATCTGATTTTAACCAAATCTGCTACACATCCTGATGAGCCTGAAATCTGGAATCTCCTCTTTACATATTCTCTACATTTTTCCTATATTGGCTATGAATTTTTGTGATCATAAATTCCAAATATTTTTGAGTCCACTGTGCAATTGTGACCAAATTTTTAGGAAACTATGAACATAAACTGCTACATTTTATGGGATTTTACCCAAAGACACTGCTATTTagaaatgaaatttttttgcacTATCAATTCTTGTGCAAAGCCCTAATATTCCCAAAAAGATCACTTTCCTCTTAGTTCCTCTATGAGAATAAAGGCCATCATCAACATGCTTCACATGTATATTTTGATTCAGATCCAGATTAGAATGAAACCATTTAAAAGATTATGCAAATtatctaaatttaaatttagatgACTGTGCAGCCTTGGCAGAGCATTACACTCAGCTTTGTTAATTAAACTGCTCATTCACACCTTATTCAGGAAGCTACTATATAGACACTGTCATATGCACGGTATTATGAATATGATTGTGATGACAAAATGATATATGATGacaaattataacaaaatgtaaaatggtaTTACAAGCtaaatttctatttattttccaACCTCCTGATGACAAAAAGTCTACCTGTCAGGATTATTGGAGTGACATTAGATGATTTgtaacagagacacaaacagaactgTGCATTCAACaaaccaaaatattattcagCTATTCATGCTATGGTTGGACAAAGCTTTGATTGTGAGGGGTCAGGTATTACTTACACAGACTCTCTCCTCATAGGTGGTGAGTTCACAGAAGATATGTTCAGCGTGGGCTGGGCTGATCCCAACCTCAGAGAAGGTTGCAAGTTTCTCAGACACCTGATCCAGCAGAGCcctcacctgcagcagaaacaccTCAGTCAGTTTTCAGGTTTGAACAGGGATCATGTTGACTGAGATCTAGTACGGAGGCTCACCTCTCTGTAGTTGTGCTCAAAGTGGCGCAGTTGGAGACACTGCTCCAGTTTGGTGTGATGCCTCACCCAGAACTCATCGAAAGCCCTTTCTGTCTCATCCAGCTGAGACAGCAGtctgacagaggagcagagaaagagatgggaacagtaagagacagagatggagatagACTGTAAAAAAGCAGGCAGTTGAGTagagaaaaaaatgcagtgGGGGAGAATGAATAAAGTACAAAATGCACTACAAATGCTGACTGAGGTATTTGGatatttttcctgtgtttatgtgtgtgcatgctatGTAAAGCTAATGCCTGTTGACAAGGGAATCAGTGCCTTTAGTGCTGCTCAAAATACTGGCTGACCTCAAAGCACACTGCCTTGGCAAGTGTTACTAAAACTATACTGACGGTAGGAGATGAGACGCCACGAACAAATTACCTGCCATCAAATAACTCCAAAGTCTCCTGGCTTTACTCTTTGTTAAATCAGATACACCACTGACAGTCTGTATAACAATAGTGGCACTATATTTTTAGTCCAACTAACATATTATCAAGTCACTGCAgtgttgaaaactgttgacctaaaaacactgacttttcCTCATCAACAGCGAAAGAAACTCACAGCACTAATTTGTATGAAATGGAGACAAGAAAAGAACAGCCATCCTGCAGCACTACGAGCTCTTGTGGTTCTAACCTTTGCACTGTAGCTAGGTTCTCTAGTTCATCCTGGTTCATGTTGTGGTCAGGGTCTCGTACTACAGGCTCATTGATGCTCTCCAACAGCCTGCTACCCTGACCCAGAGCCACCATCAGATCCTCCTACAGACACACCGAGACAGATTGAGGATAATCCAAACAGATAAATGATGTATTGTATGTAGAAATATACAGAGAAGCAAAGCAAAggtgtgtatgtatatgaatAGTTaccttcattttttctttcttgttggtgtgtgtgctgagcaGGATGGTTGTGGCCTTGATTTCATTTGGGAGTTCAGTTTCAGCCAGCTCAGTCCCAAATGACTGCAGGATCTGTGCCGTTTTCTTTACCATCAGCGCAAAGCCTTCAATAGCCTGACGTATACAAGACACAACAGAGACTGTCTACATGCATGTTTGTGATGAGTCAAGAAAATGTGCAGTGCCTTCATTTTTTAGATTCAGGTGCTGCAGTATGATGCTGATGTAGTGAGACATGAGGGTATTTTTCATTGACTGAATATTTTGTTTCAGCATCTTTGgtcatttttctgattttacCGAAGTGAAGATTTTTATGGAGGGTTTCCACCCTGAAGtagaaacatgttttgttcaATCAACTTTCATCTTGTCTATCTCTCATCTATCTTGGCCTGAGCTTCTTAAATCTGACGAAGTCTCTTTGTCTcctgtttatttcattgttatttgtATTTCTCACCTTTTACGTGCActcatttcactgtgtgtattattttatttttaaggcTCCTtgtaatgactgtgtgtatTTTGCCCATGCTAGTAATTCAGTGTAGGGTGgtgtgtactgtacagtgtACATACAGTGCGGTGAGAGATCCACTTCTCGTGACAGTACTCCTGTGTTCCCCCGAGTTCCTGGGTCAGCTGGGTGCGGTCGATGTAGGAGTGCAGCTCAGTTATAGAGCTCAGCATgatcacctgagacagaaacacactcttACCTATATGTCATCTGATTATAAATAAGATCAAATGTCAATATTAATCATTGTGtgatatatatacacaatgtTTCCACAAGTGGGAGAGTGACTCCACTCACCGGCACCTTCATCTTGAACTCATCCTTGTTGAACTTGAAGAGGATGTCGGACAGTGTGCGCTGCAGGAGGGTGGTGGGCCTCAGAACCAGGACCAGCTGGAGGTTCCCTGGGAAGGAGCCCTGAAATTAGGGAGTAGATGGAGACTGTCACCGATGTAACAAAGCAGAAGGGATCCTCCTCCACTGTGAGTCAATTATACATCACACTTCAGCCAGACGTGTCCTGTTCTTTTTTGCTGACAGCCAGCACTTCCTCTATATTATTCCCTCCTTTTGTCTCTGCATCTGTCTCCCACATGAAAACTCTCACTCAAACACATTCGAACATGCACATGGAGTGTGTGGAGTACAAGCGAATAGGGAAGGTAGTGGGGGATGCGGGGGATCCTGTGGCAGGGACATTAATCTTCATGTCCCCAAGATGCCTTTGCATGAATAACAAGGCAGAAAGAACCAGCACCAGCTCATAGATATGCACAGGCATGATTACAGTCTACCCAGCTGGCATTGTTAGGATTTAAATTAACATAGTTTTGATGCATTTGTTAATACAGAATGATGCACAGGGTAAacgttttacttttttaaagcCCTAAGAGGCAAATTtatgatttgtgattttgggctGTATAAATTAAATAGTCATCTCTAACAAGCATACTCAGCATAAAGCAAAGAATCACTTGGCTTTACTAGACACTTTGGAACATCCATATGAATCCCCTTTTCCTCATTTCTCATGCTATGTATCCACCATACATTCAACTCAGCcaacagaacaaataaaacGCCAATTTAAATGTCCGGATTGACACCGACAGACTAAGTACTGCTGTGAAAGCACTTGGATGATGGTTGAGGGTGGACACGGATCTCCCCGCCTGAGGCAATGCAActattaaagcagctttaattaGCTAATGACCTAAACCGATGCTTTGCCTGATTAGCTGTCCTCCCCAAGTGAGTTGAAGAATGCTGTtctcagcaaaaataaaaatgaacactgtTAATAAAAAAAGGCTTAAGATCTGCACCGTTAATGGAATTATTAAATCAATTCAGTGTTAGTCCTTGCTGACCCGGTGGAAAGAGAATAATTGTGTTGAAAATGGTCACTCACCATATGGGTTTTTTTGCCTCCACTATTttctctggggaaaaaaaagggaatataaGGCCTGTAGCAGCATTGTCTGTGtcagaccaaaacacacctgacGTAGCAATACTAGCACCACACGGGTGGGATTATTTAGTCTTCTTTAAAGATTAAACTAAATATTCACGCccactgatttgttttgtgtagGAAAGAATGGGTTTAGGGGTAAAGGCCCCAGACAGGGTAGAGAAGTAGGAAAGTAGTGAAAGAGACTAATTCACtgctgattttgattttttcatgCGATTTGttagcaacaaaaacaatacagaatatctatgtataatgtatattgTAACCATTCAACCATGCTGCTCAGATCTGTCATTACTGGCAGTTGTGGTCACGGTCTACATGTTCTTTGTCACTGTCAGACTGAGATGAACgtgcacgcacgcgcgcgcgcgcgcgcgcgcacacacacacacacacacacacacacacacacacacacgaagaagAGCCAGATAAATGAAGGAGAGGGGGGTATGCTTTAGGGACCAACACTGTAGACTTCATTAGGATCAGCCTGTAAACACACATCGTGTCTGTCATCAGATCAAACTCAGCCATGCACAGCAACGGGTAGCTTTCCATGAAACACACTGACCCACATTCACACAAGCACATGTGTACACAAGTGTGCTCATATACATAGACACAACAAGACAAAGAGATCCACTCAACAGCAGAGACGTTCTCACTCAGATCCACACACATGTACCCACCGACTAAATAACCCAAATACATCAGTGTGCTTTGAATATGATTGAATATAGACCATGAGCTAGTCTCCACTGTACACAGATAACAGCAGCTTAGAAAGTCCAGTTTCCATCATGATGTATTTAGCAGGCTGGCTGAATCACCCCAAACAGGACATTATTGCAGGGATGACTGAATGCCCCCTATTACCAGCCTGTCAGCCCGTAAAAGTCCCCcttgtgggattaataaagctTGATTTAATTCGAAATGAATGAGTGGGTCTCTCATGTCTCTGGAGACAGTGGGTGGTGATATTCATCTCTCATTCTCACAGACGTTTCATCTTTTCGTGTAGCCCTCTgtgttgatttattatttttctgccaGTAATGATACACCTGTGAGGATCTGTCCAAAACAAGTATTAAATGActtcaacatttttattctatacaatatttctgaaaaattcaaatgttcAACAATATAAATTGACAACAATAAACATGTCTTCACTACACTGGCAGGGAATATAATGGTGGCATTGCAATGAGTGAAGCTGGTAAAGCTGTTAAAAACTGGGTGCTAGTCAACTGTCCATTGTTTTATCCCCAAAAATATGCTAAGAGATTATATGATGGGggtgattctctctctctctctcacacacacacaaagatatagATACGCTCATTGTCCAAAGGAAAGGACTGAAACAGTGAGAAGGACCAGAAGGTGgaaattaaatgattagttCTGATGCTCAACAGCTAGATTCCTCTTATTCAGCAACATGGTGACATGTCACATGGTTAGATGAAccattaaaatagaaaataaatgatgcaCTAAATGGAAGAGAGACAACATGTAGCAAAAATATGCAGCAGCTCAacacagtacaaaaaaaaaaaaaaaaaaaagactcaaattTAGGAGGCTAATAGGATAGATCGTAAAATAGGCTGAGAATTAGGTGTCCATTAATTTTTCTGACTCATCTAAAGTAATTAAgttaaggcttttttttttttttttttttcttcaaaaaatgtgttattaatAAATCAACTTGAAGAGATGAGtgatatttaaatgaatgagtggaaaaaaaaaaaaaaagtcatctccttctgtcttttctggtatgtgactgtttattttGCCCCGTAGCTATGGAAACACATGGCACGCTGTGATGGTGATGGGACAGAGTTCAAGGGTGGTGTTGGCTCATATCAACCCCCcaaggtggtggtgatgatatTAGTGGTGTAGCTGCGAAAAAGAGACAGGGATGCTCCAACACCTCTCTGTGGCCTGACAAACCTGCTCCCCCCATGGGTGAGGGTGCAAGGCCAGTGCCGCTCAAACCCTGGTCCTCTCTCTCGCATAGacgcacagacacaaagacacttaCAATGCACGCAGGAAGAAAGTGCATGGTCACATCTGCAGACACAAAGGCAAACTTACTGCAATACGGAGCAGGGTCCCCTTAACAGCCGCCCATTTGTCTTGCCGGCGATCAATGACCAGGATGAAACCCACGCCTGTCGACGACAAGCTGGAACACACAGAGGCAGCATGTTTAACACAAATGACACACTGGTCCGTTTGACCCACAGAGATAGTTCAGGGGTCAGCACCAAAGTGAACGGCAAGATGAGATCATATAAACTGACTAAACTTTAACCAAATAGCCacttttaaagacagaaaagtagTTAGCCcacaaaaaacataacagtaatgaagaaaagacaaaacatgaaaacatgcgGTGAAGAAGCCGGGTGCTTGTTTACAGCTCACTGTTTTGTTATGCTGCTCTTTATCTTCTTAGACAGCTGGTGCAGTCCATAAAAGGAGATGCTGTGAAGCACCTCCAGATTTCTTGGCCATCAGCCTTTAGCCCCCTGTACTCTCTCTGCGCACCCCCTTCCCCTTCCCCCTGCCGTCGCTCTGGTcccagaagagaggagggggctATACATCAACAATCACATGTGCAGCTCACCAGCAGAATCCCCTGTGCTTACCTGAAAACATGATGCACCTACAGCATAGGTGACACATGCGCACCTTAGCACTGTCAGTATCTTTCTTGCAGAAACATGCCAGTGATCTTCAAGTATTTACTTTCATGTCCTCCATTTTACAACTATCAACTGCACAAACAGGGTGGCAGCAGATTAAAAGGGGCACTCCTTAcgacaaaaaagacaaataaaaaacacaggagaTGAGTAGATCCCAGCGTGTGCTGTGTTGTTTGAAGGGGGAGGGAGACGAATGCCTCAGACCATCACAGAATCCAGCCCCTGCATCCCCTGTGCGGCATCTGTAAGCTGTCCAATGAGACACTGGGAGCTGCTGGGACACAAGCCAATCACAAGATGGCTGCAGAATGATGAGCAGCTCTAGTAGCTAATCAGTGGATCCTTATAGAGGTGGGGCAGGAGCAGGCTCAAAGAGGATGGCACTATAAGCATGAGGGTTTCAGTTATTAGGAAACTACAGAATGTTTATCACTGTCTGCCTCTCTACTTTAtactctctctcactgtaacATTTATATTCATGATGGCTCTTCTCATCCTTTCTTCCTGTACTTTCCCTCCCCTTTCATCTTTTCCTATTCTCTTCCTCCATCATCCCCACCTCTCAGCTCTGCGTACAATCACCTACACAGACTCTCACAGCCACTCAGGCTTTCAAAGCACAATCTGCTTTACATCTCAGccgcagaggaggagggaggggagtggGACAAGTGCTTTTCTGCCTCTGAGACATTTATGGCTGCTGAGATGAGAGGGTGGTTTATGGTGAACATACAGCAGCACAGGTAAAGGAAGAACATCAGAAGAGCCTGATGAAATGGGCCTCTGCAGCTGCTACTAAACCACAATGACCCAAACTGCGTGTCAGCTGACACGAccctatttattttttcaataataCATGTCATGGTATATTCACATATGTTTGTTATCTGTTCTGTTTCTTATTGTTGTATTGGGGCAGAGGGTGTAAACTAGCTTTTGAGCTCACCAACATTTACTCTGCACTTTTCACAATTTGAAAACATCCTGTTCCCCTACAAATAAACAGTGTATGTGATCAGCATTTAGACTAATTCAGTACTTATACTGCATCAAAACACAGTTCAAGGAACGACTTCTAATCTTGTTTTACAAAGAATTttgaatttataaaaatgtaaatggacACATTATAATTATCATACTGTGTTGTAAACATACATCAAAATTCATAGAAATTGCCTGGTGATGTTGTGGCTGCACACGTGTGTGACGAGAGTCCTAATAATAATTGGATTGCTCAGGTCAAAGTGAGTAGGAGCACCGCAAGCTGTGAGTTGAGCTGTGAAAAAGCTCTGCCTAATGGCAAAGCAGTGATGAAGGAACTTTGCTGCATGAATGCATATGCAGACATAGCAATACACACACTGCTAtacccctcctccttcttgaGTACTGAGCATAGCAGGCAAAGTGACTGTTTGAATACAAGGGCACTggtatattaaattaaaaacagattagaTAACCATGAGCGAAGAAAGCATTACAAATATGTGAATGCACATATGCAGAGCCAAGGagagataaaatgaaataaggaACATCATCTGTGCAAGGACACAGTAATTAGTTCATTTACTGTGTTTGCAGATGCAAAGCCTGATGTAAATCAATTAGGATCCAGAAaatcaaacaagacaaaaatgaaTTCAATATTCAACACATCCAAACTTTAGCTGtagtaaaaatgacatttatggTTGATATATAATGTGATTACAAGCATGCATGTTTGGTATGATAGAATTAACATTTGAAATCATGCATGCAATTAATATTGATCCgaatgtattcatttaaaaaaatagcaACAGCTGTTCAAGGTCGTAATACACAGATGCAGCATATTTGCCCCTGGTTGAAGAATATATATATGCCCTATCGGGGGTGTTGGTCCCTCAGGTAGCTCCAGacatctgtttctgtgttcacAACAGCTTCTGTGGATGACCCCCCTTCAGATGACCGGTAACCTCTACACACCACAGAGGAGGTGAATTTAGACActtaaaaatagatgaaaattGTATTTGCCTGTTGGCTGCTTTTCAGCTTGGATTTGGGGGGAGAAAATGATTCTCGTGGCTCAGAAGTTGAACAGTAATTCAGTGTACACATGAAAAGTTAAATCCTGATGGATATAATAAAGTCTTGGTCATGCTAAAATCAGAAGGAATAATTTAAGCAACATGAGATCAGCTAAACAGACATAAAGgcctttaaacacaaacacatgcactgtGTGCTGTAATACAGATGCATGTCTGTGcaattcaacacacacacacacacacacacacacacacacacacacacactctcaactACCTCAGAACACGCTGCACAGCTGTCTGTATGCATTATTCAGATTCAAACAGTCAGAATTGCTGCAGTTTCTATTTTTGCAAACTACTCAAGGCAAGATGAAGGAAGGGcatgacagacaggaggaaggGCTAAATCAAGAAAGTTAAAATTGTgaggaaaagatgaaaatgaacaggaaaAGGGGACAGGAGATTGTTTTCTGGGGGGATATTTTGAGGAAAGGGTGGTCTTCTATCTTCTCCCCTCCCCCCTTGTGTCATCTGGTCTACCCATGTGTACAAAGACAATCTGCAGAAGACTGATAAAGACCCTGGATTATGACTTGGCCATCTTATTAATAATACAGAAATCACAACCTTTTACAGATATCTGTGCAAGGAACAGGCCGTCTCATCCACTGAGCAAAGCCTCTGCACGTCTTTATGAAGTGAAGCTGTGTTTAAGTATCCACTGCCACCTACAGGCATACTTCATACACAACGGTATATTCacaaactgtagtttttatccATATACTTCATACTATCCTTCCTTCATCCACACATTTTCAATTCGCTTGacttgcatgtctttggactgtggaaGAAAACCCAAGATGATGCAACACCACACAGAAAAACCTCAGTCATGTTTAAACTCGTAGCCGCGCCATCTTCCTCATAAGACTGTAGCATCAAGAGAGAGATTAAACAAGTTGTTGGTGACACCAGGAGAGTTTATAGTGTGAAAAAAGCAAGTGATGTTTAACAAAGAGGGGTATGAAATAAGATGAGGAGAAAGTGATGTGTGGATATAAGCAGCAATCtcagatttgtgtgtttgcatatgaaAATCAGCTCAGTGAGGGACTTTACCTGGGAACACTAGTCAAATAGGTCAGCACGTTGTGAAACTCTCTGTCGGTGATCTCTCCAAATGCAGGGAACTCTGGGAACACAATGATAGGGCTGCCATTGTCTCCTCTCCCCCCTAgagaatgaacaaaaaaaaaaaaaagagaaacaccGATACTGATACTTTCCACATGAATATATAGGACTTATGCAAGAATGCTTTGTGCGTATCGCCTTGGGTATAAtcaaagcaaagacaaaacCATTGAAACTCATCATAGCTTCCATTGTTT
This genomic interval from Seriola aureovittata isolate HTS-2021-v1 ecotype China chromosome 11, ASM2101889v1, whole genome shotgun sequence contains the following:
- the mcf2lb gene encoding guanine nucleotide exchange factor DBS isoform X3 gives rise to the protein MSLHEILREGGEASYRIMNRLSHLIQNLDISGLGTPSPFNPTSRNNSWRDWDDEIMQLDSSPLRAADITPDLKKQFAFLSGGRGDNGSPIIVFPEFPAFGEITDREFHNVLTYLTSVPSLSSTGVGFILVIDRRQDKWAAVKGTLLRIAGSFPGNLQLVLVLRPTTLLQRTLSDILFKFNKDEFKMKVPVIMLSSITELHSYIDRTQLTQELGGTQEYCHEKWISHRTAIEGFALMVKKTAQILQSFGTELAETELPNEIKATTILLSTHTNKKEKMKEDLMVALGQGSRLLESINEPVVRDPDHNMNQDELENLATVQRLLSQLDETERAFDEFWVRHHTKLEQCLQLRHFEHNYREVRALLDQVSEKLATFSEVGISPAHAEHIFCELTTYEERVCEVMDRALALSREGDELIQNSHYAEDSIQPKCNELRAVSESVSSSLRAKKDHLLKAMELHQCLERASKWVDDGIYLLASQPVDKCQSHEGAELALQELERYLDNAGQNQLTDLSTIWKEYEAVLNQQFKDQVEKIFQKQVSMQEMFDKRRVSLKKLAAKQTRPVQPVAPRPEAFIKSPLSSPAHRAQQEKHCSESDSGTNCEKGKGQLQNGDNNSRHASLSEEEENLAVLRRHVMNELLETERAYVEELLCVLQGYASEMDNPAVSHLIPAPLQNKKEILFGNMPEIYHFHKRTFLRELELYTDCPELVGRCFLQRMTDLQIYEKYCHNKPRSESLWRQCSDCAFFQECQKKLEHKLGLDSYLLKPVQRITKYQLLLKEMLKYSKGREGAADLQEALTSILGILKAVNDSMHLIAITGYEGNLSELGKLLMQGSFSVWTEHKKGHAKVKDLARFKPMQRHLFLHEKALLFCKRREENGEGYEKAPSYSFKQSLSMSAVGITENAKGDNKKFEIWCNSREEVYIVQAPTTEVKTTWVNEIRKVLTTQLEACRASQQRAPDQVFQFPPVPSATVSLSPFKTGQKSFKKGEEKKAEPCSPDVNSSSSPKPTGKDEAVTSPTSDRAAVAKKRFTLQGFSNLKAQKGSPTSPDHKTKRQSDPTPFGFKDAGPPPLHLSRARWFSTSSLLQTKWRGWNKASLSLDASEEHDGYSSAEEPLNSDPEDENGKKLCAGKYTVIADYEKGNAQELSVKNGDIVQLVKEGDDGQWFVRNLSTSKEGWIAAANLITLIGKSKSCQSLTSSEGSGSGNLSTSSSCSETYTSFSDIKP
- the mcf2lb gene encoding guanine nucleotide exchange factor DBS isoform X9, coding for MSLHEILREGGEASYRIMNRLSHLIQNLDISGLGTPSPFNPTSRNNSWRDWDDEIMQLDSSPLRAADITPDLKKQFAFLSGGRGDNGSPIIVFPEFPAFGEITDREFHNVLTYLTSVPSLSSTGVGFILVIDRRQDKWAAVKGTLLRIAGSFPGNLQLVLVLRPTTLLQRTLSDILFKFNKDEFKMKVPVIMLSSITELHSYIDRTQLTQELGGTQEYCHEKWISHRTAIEGFALMVKKTAQILQSFGTELAETELPNEIKATTILLSTHTNKKEKMKEDLMVALGQGSRLLESINEPVVRDPDHNMNQDELENLATVQRLLSQLDETERAFDEFWVRHHTKLEQCLQLRHFEHNYREVRALLDQVSEKLATFSEVGISPAHAEHIFCELTTYEERVCEVMDRALALSREGDELIQNSHYAEDSIQPKCNELRAVSESVSSSLRAKKDHLLKAMELHQCLERASKWVDDGIYLLASQPVDKCQSHEGAELALQELERYLDNAGQNQLTDLSTIWKEYEAVLNQQFKDQVEKIFQKQVSMQEMFDKRRVSLKKLAAKQTRPVQPVAPRPEAFIKSPLSSPAHRAQQEKHCSESDSGTNCEKGKGQLQNGDNNSRHASLSEEEENLAVLRRHVMNELLETERAYVEELLCVLQGYASEMDNPAVSHLIPAPLQNKKEILFGNMPEIYHFHKRTFLRELELYTDCPELVGRCFLQRMTDLQIYEKYCHNKPRSESLWRQCSDCAFFQECQKKLEHKLGLDSYLLKPVQRITKYQLLLKEMLKYSKGREGAADLQEALTSILGILKAVNDSMHLIAITGYEGNLSELGKLLMQGSFSVWTEHKKGHAKVKDLARFKPMQRHLFLHEKALLFCKRREENGEGYEKAPSYSFKQSLSMSAVGITENAKGDNKKFEIWCNSREEVYIVQAPTTEVKTTWVNEIRKVLTTQLEACRGTEREASQQRAPDQVFQFPPVPSATVSLSPFKTGQKSFKKGEEKKAEPCSPDVNSSSSPKPTGKGSPTSPDHKTKRQSDPTPFGFKDAGPPPLHLSRARWFSTSSLLQTKWRGWNKASLSLDASEEHDGYSSAEEPLNSDPEDENGKKLCAGKYTVIADYEKGNAQELSVKNGDIVQLVKEGDDGQWFVRNLSTSKEGWIAAANLITLIGKSKSCQSLTSSEGSGSGNLSTSSSCSETYTSFSDIKP